Proteins encoded together in one Cellulomonas gilvus ATCC 13127 window:
- a CDS encoding alpha/beta fold hydrolase, with protein sequence MTLPAPQWLDLDLYPFDRAVHEVGGHRVHVVDHGTGPTLLLLHGNPTWSFVWRGVITELAPDHRCVAPDLPGFGLSQAPAGFDGRAESIADVLAELVVAMDLRDVVLVVQDWGGPIGLDLAQRMPDRFRGLVIGNTWAWPVTGDPHFERFSALLGGRVGAWLIRRLNLVVRGLIPAGHRRRRPTRAEMRHYRHALGTPARRQASAVLPREIVAAAPFLARVEAGLVALRTLPALLVWADRDIAFRRTELERWRRELPGARTVELPGAGHYLQSDAPQEFAAAVRAFVAQDLGAAVGTAHDEEARA encoded by the coding sequence ATGACCCTCCCCGCACCGCAGTGGCTGGACCTCGACCTGTACCCCTTCGACCGTGCGGTGCACGAGGTGGGGGGCCATCGCGTCCACGTCGTCGACCACGGCACGGGGCCCACGCTCCTGCTGCTGCACGGCAACCCGACGTGGTCGTTCGTGTGGCGCGGCGTGATCACCGAGCTCGCCCCCGACCACCGGTGCGTCGCCCCCGACCTGCCCGGCTTCGGCCTGTCGCAGGCGCCCGCGGGGTTCGACGGCCGGGCCGAGTCGATCGCGGACGTGCTCGCCGAGCTGGTGGTCGCCATGGACCTGCGGGACGTGGTGCTGGTGGTGCAGGACTGGGGCGGACCGATCGGGCTCGACCTGGCCCAGCGCATGCCGGACCGGTTCCGGGGGCTGGTGATCGGCAACACCTGGGCATGGCCCGTCACGGGCGACCCGCACTTCGAGCGGTTCTCGGCGCTGCTGGGCGGGCGGGTGGGTGCGTGGCTCATCCGGCGGCTGAACCTGGTGGTGCGCGGCCTCATCCCCGCGGGTCATCGTCGGCGCCGCCCCACGCGCGCCGAGATGCGGCACTACCGGCACGCGCTCGGCACCCCGGCCCGGCGCCAGGCGTCCGCGGTGCTCCCGCGCGAGATCGTGGCCGCGGCGCCGTTCCTGGCGCGCGTCGAGGCCGGGCTCGTGGCGCTGCGGACGCTGCCCGCGCTGCTGGTCTGGGCGGACCGGGACATCGCGTTCCGCCGCACCGAGCTGGAGCGCTGGCGGCGGGAGCTGCCGGGCGCGCGCACGGTCGAACTTCCCGGAGCGGGGCACTACCTGCAGTCGGACGCGCCGCAGGAGTTCGCCGCCGCGGTCCGCGCGTTCGTCGCGCAGGACCTCGGCGCCGCGGTCGGCACGGCGCACGACGAGGAGGCGCGCGCGTGA
- a CDS encoding siderophore-interacting protein: MTLPPASVPPRGEAARGPRARPAPVLAHVLRSERLTPGLVRLVVGGPGMSVFVPDPHADAYVKLMFLPAGPRPRGADGRLDLDAVRATLPADVVPRLRAYTVRAYDPTTRELTLDVVVHGTVGLAGPWAAAAASGDEVLVLGPGGAWSPSPDVDHHLLVGDASALPAVAVALERLPAAARGWALVEVAGPADELALACPPGVEVRWLHADHTAPGRRLVEATLALPWPGGRVGAFVHGEAGAVREIRRYLRLERGVARADLSASGYWRTGVDDEGWRSTKREWTAQIEDAESAAGLA; this comes from the coding sequence GTGACCCTCCCGCCCGCCTCCGTCCCGCCGCGCGGCGAGGCGGCCCGCGGCCCGCGCGCCCGCCCGGCGCCCGTGCTCGCCCACGTGCTGCGCAGCGAGCGCCTCACACCCGGGCTCGTGCGGCTCGTTGTCGGCGGCCCGGGGATGTCCGTATTCGTGCCGGACCCGCACGCCGACGCCTACGTCAAGCTCATGTTCCTGCCCGCGGGACCGCGGCCGCGGGGCGCCGACGGCCGGCTGGACCTCGACGCCGTGCGGGCCACGCTGCCGGCCGACGTGGTCCCGCGGCTGCGCGCGTACACCGTCCGCGCCTACGACCCGACGACACGTGAGCTGACGCTCGACGTCGTCGTGCACGGCACCGTCGGCCTCGCGGGTCCGTGGGCCGCGGCGGCCGCATCCGGCGACGAGGTGCTCGTGCTCGGCCCGGGCGGCGCGTGGTCGCCGTCGCCCGACGTGGACCACCACCTGCTCGTCGGCGACGCGAGCGCGCTCCCGGCCGTCGCGGTCGCGCTCGAGCGCCTCCCCGCCGCGGCGCGCGGGTGGGCGCTGGTCGAGGTCGCCGGCCCGGCCGACGAGCTCGCACTCGCCTGTCCCCCGGGCGTCGAGGTGCGGTGGCTGCACGCCGACCACACCGCACCCGGACGCCGGCTGGTCGAGGCGACGCTCGCGCTCCCGTGGCCCGGCGGCCGGGTCGGGGCGTTCGTGCACGGCGAGGCGGGTGCGGTCCGCGAGATCCGGCGCTACCTGCGGCTCGAGCGAGGCGTCGCGCGCGCGGACCTCTCGGCCTCGGGCTACTGGCGGACCGGCGTCGACGACGAGGGGTGGCGCAGCACCAAGCGCGAGTGGACGGCGCAGATCGAGGACGCCGAGAGCGCGGCCGGCCTGGCCTGA
- a CDS encoding MarR family winged helix-turn-helix transcriptional regulator, with protein MDPAIPDVERQVALLLRLADRNRRRSRRLEGTLERSAYLTLSRLDEHGPAGLHEIADHLRLDASTVTRQVLQLEEAGFVERGRDEADARRSVIAISAAGRDALEHSRAARWEVYADVLGSWTSDELTSLAGSLQHLNASLDASIDKKRG; from the coding sequence ATGGACCCCGCCATCCCGGACGTCGAGCGCCAGGTCGCGCTCCTGCTGCGCCTGGCGGACCGCAACCGCCGCCGCTCGCGCCGCCTCGAGGGCACGCTCGAGCGCTCGGCGTACCTCACGCTCAGCCGCCTGGACGAGCACGGACCCGCGGGCCTGCACGAGATCGCGGACCACCTTCGCCTGGACGCCTCGACCGTGACCCGCCAGGTGCTGCAGCTCGAGGAGGCGGGGTTCGTCGAGCGCGGGCGGGACGAGGCCGACGCGCGCCGCTCGGTCATCGCGATCTCGGCGGCGGGCCGCGACGCGCTCGAGCACAGCCGCGCCGCGCGGTGGGAGGTCTACGCCGACGTCCTGGGGAGCTGGACGTCCGACGAGCTGACCTCGCTCGCGGGCTCGCTGCAGCACCTCAACGCGTCGCTCGACGCGAGCATCGACAAGAAGCGCGGTTAG